The following are from one region of the Paraglaciecola sp. L1A13 genome:
- a CDS encoding OmpH family outer membrane protein, with protein sequence MKTFTKSLVAGALISAVAFSSAALAEQKIGAVNVQGIFQSMPQAATIQQDLAAEFKDKTEEVSRLEKDIKYYIEKNQRDAATMSGKEKQELEKKINELREEYSAKAQPLQQEVQGRLKEEQNKLLGFIKQSIDVVAAKEKYDVILNANAVAFINPDNDISKKVLEQVSKVK encoded by the coding sequence TTGAAAACATTTACTAAAAGTCTTGTAGCAGGGGCGTTAATAAGCGCAGTAGCATTCAGTAGTGCAGCATTAGCAGAGCAAAAAATCGGTGCGGTTAACGTACAAGGTATTTTCCAGTCTATGCCCCAAGCTGCCACCATCCAACAAGACTTAGCGGCAGAGTTTAAAGACAAAACTGAAGAAGTTAGCCGCTTAGAAAAAGACATTAAGTATTACATTGAAAAAAATCAGCGTGATGCAGCGACTATGAGTGGCAAAGAAAAGCAAGAACTAGAAAAGAAAATTAACGAACTTCGCGAAGAATACAGCGCAAAAGCTCAGCCGCTTCAGCAAGAAGTGCAAGGACGTTTGAAAGAAGAGCAAAATAAATTGCTTGGTTTTATTAAACAATCTATCGATGTAGTAGCAGCTAAAGAAAAATATGATGTTATCTTAAATGCTAACGCAGTAGCGTTTATCAATCCTGACAACGACATCTCTAAGAAAGTACTAGAGCAAGTTAGTAAAGTTAAATAA
- the lpxD gene encoding UDP-3-O-(3-hydroxymyristoyl)glucosamine N-acyltransferase, whose translation MNHTVSLQQLADKIGATLHLAGNDTADEPIHSLSTLASAGNGQISFLSNSRYRSQLEKTAAQAVILKSEDLSHCQCSALVMDNPYVGFALAAQLLDSTPRSANGISPLAVIAEDVELGENVSIGAHAVIESGVKLADNVQIGPGCFIGQGVSVGANSKLWANVTLYHRVVLGQDCLIQSATVIGADGFGYANDKGRWVKIPQLGTVIIGDRVEVGASSTIDRGALDDTIIGDGVIIDNQCQVAHNVTIGENTAIAGCSVVAGSTNIGRNCTIGGMVAINGHMEICDNVYITGMSMVTKAIDKPGVYSSGMPAIENREWRKNAVTLRNLSTLNQRVKTLEKSHLK comes from the coding sequence TTGAATCATACCGTTAGCTTACAGCAATTAGCTGATAAAATTGGTGCGACGTTGCATTTGGCAGGCAATGATACTGCCGACGAGCCAATCCATTCATTGTCGACGTTAGCGTCAGCGGGCAATGGTCAGATTTCCTTTTTGTCCAATAGTCGGTATCGTAGCCAACTTGAAAAAACGGCCGCACAGGCCGTTATTTTAAAATCCGAAGATTTATCGCATTGTCAGTGCTCAGCATTAGTGATGGACAATCCTTATGTTGGGTTTGCTCTCGCCGCACAACTACTTGACTCTACTCCTCGTTCGGCAAACGGTATATCACCTTTAGCGGTGATTGCTGAAGATGTTGAGCTGGGGGAAAACGTTAGTATTGGAGCACATGCCGTAATTGAATCGGGTGTTAAGCTTGCTGATAACGTACAAATTGGTCCCGGTTGTTTTATAGGTCAAGGCGTAAGCGTTGGCGCGAACAGCAAATTGTGGGCAAACGTGACACTGTATCATCGAGTGGTATTGGGTCAAGATTGTTTGATTCAATCTGCGACAGTTATTGGCGCTGATGGCTTTGGTTATGCAAATGACAAGGGTCGTTGGGTGAAAATTCCTCAATTGGGCACGGTTATCATAGGTGATCGTGTTGAGGTAGGCGCCAGTAGCACTATTGATCGCGGTGCACTAGATGACACTATCATTGGAGATGGTGTTATTATTGATAATCAGTGCCAAGTGGCGCACAACGTGACCATCGGTGAAAACACCGCTATCGCAGGGTGCTCAGTTGTTGCTGGTAGTACTAACATCGGCCGTAATTGTACAATTGGTGGCATGGTGGCAATTAATGGACACATGGAAATTTGTGATAACGTTTATATTACAGGTATGAGTATGGTGACAAAAGCCATAGACAAACCTGGCGTTTACTCTTCCGGAATGCCCGCTATTGAAAACCGAGAGTGGCGAAAAAATGCAGTGACGTTGCGTAATCTTAGCACCCTCAATCAGCGTGTCAAAACACTCGAAAAATCGCATTTAAAATAA
- the fabZ gene encoding 3-hydroxyacyl-ACP dehydratase FabZ, producing MVNNVNQLGIEEILELLPHRYPFLLLDRVTDYTLGESITAYKNITFNEPCFTGHFPGKPIFPGVLILEALAQAAGVLGFKTAGNSDDLYLYAGIDKARFKLPVMPGDRLDMDVKLIKERRGIWKFHGVASVDGKTACEAEFMCAMRKL from the coding sequence TTGGTTAATAATGTCAATCAGCTTGGAATTGAAGAAATTCTTGAGCTTTTACCCCACCGTTACCCATTTTTATTACTTGATCGTGTTACCGACTACACCTTAGGTGAATCGATTACTGCTTATAAAAATATTACCTTTAATGAACCGTGTTTTACGGGGCATTTTCCCGGTAAGCCTATTTTTCCTGGGGTATTAATTTTAGAAGCATTAGCTCAGGCAGCAGGTGTGTTAGGTTTTAAAACAGCAGGTAATAGCGACGATTTGTATCTGTATGCAGGTATTGATAAGGCTCGCTTCAAGCTGCCTGTTATGCCTGGAGATCGTCTTGATATGGACGTAAAACTGATTAAAGAACGTCGTGGTATCTGGAAATTCCACGGTGTTGCAAGCGTTGATGGAAAAACTGCCTGCGAAGCTGAATTTATGTGTGCAATGCGGAAACTATAA
- the lpxA gene encoding acyl-ACP--UDP-N-acetylglucosamine O-acyltransferase, translating into MIHPTAIIHPTAIIAEDVKIGPYCLIDANVEIGSGTVLESHVVVKGHTKIGKNNRFFQFGSIGEDCQDKKYAGEPTRLIVGDNNVFRESVTVHRGTAQDKALTQIGSNNLFMAYAHVAHDCLIGNDTILANNATLAGHVHVGDHVILGGMTAFHQFCHIGSHSFVAGGAIVLRDVPPYVMIGGDKSTPHGINTEGLKRRGFDKDVIMQLRRAYKVLYRNGHRADEAVELLNEMAAITPEVKILADFVATSSRGIVR; encoded by the coding sequence GTGATACATCCTACAGCTATTATTCATCCTACGGCGATTATCGCCGAGGATGTAAAAATTGGGCCGTACTGTTTGATTGATGCCAATGTTGAAATTGGCTCGGGTACGGTACTTGAATCTCATGTTGTGGTGAAAGGTCATACCAAAATTGGCAAGAATAATCGATTCTTTCAATTTGGGTCGATCGGTGAAGATTGTCAGGATAAAAAGTATGCTGGCGAGCCTACCCGGCTTATCGTAGGTGATAATAATGTCTTTCGTGAATCGGTAACCGTGCATCGCGGTACCGCGCAAGACAAAGCGCTTACTCAAATTGGTTCTAATAATCTATTTATGGCTTACGCCCATGTGGCCCATGACTGCCTAATCGGTAATGACACTATTTTAGCAAATAACGCTACATTAGCCGGTCATGTGCACGTTGGTGACCATGTGATCCTTGGGGGTATGACTGCTTTTCATCAATTTTGCCACATCGGCTCGCATAGTTTTGTTGCCGGTGGCGCAATTGTATTACGAGATGTGCCGCCTTATGTGATGATCGGCGGCGATAAAAGCACCCCTCATGGCATTAATACCGAAGGCCTCAAACGGCGCGGATTTGATAAAGACGTGATCATGCAGTTACGCCGAGCTTACAAAGTTTTGTATCGTAACGGGCATCGTGCTGATGAGGCCGTTGAGCTATTGAACGAAATGGCCGCCATAACGCCAGAAGTTAAAATATTGGCTGATTTTGTGGCGACCTCATCACGAGGTATTGTGCGCTAA
- the lpxB gene encoding lipid-A-disaccharide synthase: MSEEIIRVGIVAGETSGDILAAGLIRSIKKQYPNAVFEGIAGPRMQAEGCTTIFDMEELSVMGLVEVLSRIRRLLFIRKSLYQHFMANPPDVFVGVDAPDFNLRLELPLKKAGIKTVHYVSPTVWAWREKRVFKIAKATDLVLSLFPFEKQVYDKHNIPCRFVGHTMADSIDINPDKDAARRALKIPVDERVLALLPGSRNSEVTMLLDIFMRSAELLAEQVASLCVLIPVVNKQRKLQVEDYMREHSVSVNYRIVIGHAREVMIASDAVLLASGTATLEAMLCKRPMVVAYRLKWLTHQMMKRLYIAKYFALPNILADEALVPELLQEDVNPENIVAKLLPYFTQEESDKAALVARFTELHILLKQDADAQAANAVLSLIETT, translated from the coding sequence ATGAGCGAAGAAATAATTAGAGTAGGGATAGTTGCCGGGGAGACCTCCGGCGATATTTTAGCTGCTGGGCTAATCCGCAGTATCAAAAAGCAATATCCGAATGCTGTATTCGAAGGCATAGCCGGACCACGCATGCAGGCCGAAGGCTGTACAACCATCTTTGATATGGAAGAGTTATCAGTTATGGGGTTGGTCGAAGTACTGTCACGTATTCGTCGCCTGTTATTTATACGAAAAAGCTTATATCAGCATTTTATGGCGAACCCACCTGATGTGTTTGTTGGAGTGGATGCTCCGGATTTTAATTTGCGTTTAGAGCTTCCTCTTAAAAAGGCCGGTATTAAAACCGTGCATTATGTGAGTCCCACTGTTTGGGCTTGGCGTGAAAAGCGCGTGTTCAAAATAGCAAAAGCGACAGATCTTGTTTTAAGTTTGTTTCCCTTTGAAAAACAAGTCTACGACAAACATAATATTCCGTGTCGATTTGTTGGCCATACCATGGCCGACAGTATTGATATCAATCCTGATAAAGACGCAGCAAGGCGGGCATTGAAAATACCTGTCGATGAACGTGTGTTAGCGTTATTACCCGGCAGTCGCAATAGTGAAGTCACTATGCTTTTAGATATCTTTATGCGTAGCGCTGAATTATTAGCTGAGCAAGTAGCAAGTTTATGTGTGCTAATTCCGGTGGTAAATAAACAACGTAAGCTTCAGGTTGAAGATTATATGCGTGAGCATTCTGTGAGTGTTAATTATCGTATTGTTATCGGTCATGCCAGAGAAGTGATGATTGCATCTGATGCTGTTTTACTTGCATCAGGGACGGCAACGTTAGAAGCGATGTTGTGTAAACGACCTATGGTGGTGGCATATCGTTTGAAGTGGTTAACTCATCAAATGATGAAACGGTTATATATTGCCAAGTATTTTGCTTTACCGAATATTCTCGCTGACGAAGCGTTAGTTCCTGAGCTTTTACAAGAAGATGTGAATCCGGAAAATATCGTTGCAAAGTTATTACCTTATTTCACCCAAGAAGAAAGTGACAAAGCCGCATTAGTTGCACGTTTTACCGAATTACACATTTTGCTTAAACAAGATGCTGATGCTCAAGCAGCCAATGCTGTGCTGTCATTAATAGAAACAACATAA
- the rnhB gene encoding ribonuclease HII yields the protein MTSLIAGVDEVGRGPLVGDVVTAAVILDPSKPIIGLADSKKLSEKKRLVLFDLIMQNALAVSVGRASPKEIDELNILHATMLAMTRAVKGLSMRPSFVRVDGNRCPIWDYPCEAVVKGDSLHAEISAASIIAKVTRDAEMTELDQLYPEYGFAQHKGYPTKAHLEKLAEFGPLAQYRMSFKPVQQSLLQRDGQLAGN from the coding sequence ATGACATCGTTAATCGCAGGGGTCGATGAAGTCGGCCGTGGTCCCCTCGTGGGGGATGTGGTAACTGCTGCCGTTATTTTAGATCCTAGCAAACCTATCATTGGTTTAGCCGACTCCAAGAAATTATCTGAAAAAAAGCGTTTAGTGTTGTTTGATTTAATTATGCAAAATGCTTTAGCGGTTAGCGTGGGCAGAGCATCACCAAAAGAAATTGACGAACTTAATATTTTGCACGCCACTATGCTTGCCATGACTCGCGCAGTTAAAGGCCTAAGTATGCGCCCTAGTTTTGTTCGAGTTGATGGAAATCGCTGTCCAATATGGGACTATCCATGTGAAGCTGTAGTGAAAGGTGATAGTTTGCATGCCGAAATATCGGCTGCTTCGATTATTGCCAAAGTTACCAGAGACGCAGAAATGACTGAGCTTGATCAGCTATATCCTGAATATGGCTTTGCTCAACATAAGGGCTATCCTACAAAAGCCCATTTAGAAAAGCTCGCTGAATTTGGTCCTTTAGCGCAATATCGAATGAGCTTTAAACCCGTGCAGCAATCGTTGTTGCAACGCGACGGGCAATTGGCGGGAAACTAA
- the dnaE gene encoding DNA polymerase III subunit alpha gives MSDCKFVHLRVHSDYSMLDGLNKVKPLISHVKSLNMPAVALTDQMNMCGLVKFYEQAHSNGIKPIIGTDFWVQSDALEGHVFRLTLLAANNKGYKNITLLISKAYLRGSVQDRAVIDQEWLIEHCEGVIVLSGGRMGDLGVYLTKGNVALAEKTTQFYQQYFPDRFYLELTRTGRLGEEDYIHRAVNWATEHDLPVVATNEVCFLSAENFDAHEIRVAIHDGFTLNDPRRPKLYSEQQYMRSSEEMCELFADIPQAIENTVEIAKRCNVSVLLGTYFLPDFPTGDMSIADFLVKVSEEGLEKRLAFLFPDEDERIAKRPEYDERLKIELVVINQMGFPGYFLIVMEFIQWSKDNGIPVGPGRGSGAGSLVAYALSITDLDPLEFDLLFERFLNPERVSMPDFDVDFCMDRRDEVIDHVAELYGRDAVSQIITFGTMAAKAVVRDVGRVLGHPYGFVDRISKLIPPTPGMTLTKAFEEEPRLPELYAYDEEVKDLIDMARILEGVTRNAGKHAGGVVIAPDKITDFAPLYCDDEGKNPVTQFDKNDVETAGLVKFDFLGLRTLTIIQWAIDMISSGRGVDIDITTIPTDDKKCFKLLQRSETTAVFQLESRGMKDLIKRLRPDSFEDIIALVALFRPGPLQSGMVDNFIDRKHGREAISYPDATYQHECLKEILEPTYGIILYQEQVMQIAQVMSGYSLGGADLLRRAMGKKKPEEMAKQRESFETGAKDNNIDPELAIKIFDLVEKFAGYGFNKSHSAAYALVSYQTLWLKTHYPAEFMAAVMSADMDNTDKIVTLVDECQRMGITLLPPDVNAGSYKFTVDSEGRIVYGIGAIKGVGEGPIAAIIEAREKHKQFTDLFDFCAKVDTKRINKRVLEKLVYAGALDSLGPHRASIMATLPEAIAAADQHAKAESHGQSDMFGLLTTEPEQVEQAFAKVPQWPEKVWLDGEKVTLGLYLTGHPINQYAQEIKHYCTGRLVDLKPTNKDQISYAVGLVLSVRVMTNKRGRRWGIVTLDDKSARIDVRFFPDLFEQYEEILQSDRILVVSGQVSFDEFSGGNTIGARDVMDIVQAREKNAKWLSMQFDSSWCNASTLAKLQAILAPYQGGSCPVQANVVHPDAEVTLALGAQWYVTPEDQLLFELQQQFGKEHVELVFH, from the coding sequence ATGTCTGATTGTAAATTCGTACATCTAAGAGTCCACAGTGACTATTCAATGCTGGATGGTTTGAATAAAGTCAAACCTCTGATTTCTCATGTAAAATCCTTGAATATGCCTGCGGTTGCACTCACCGACCAGATGAACATGTGCGGCTTGGTTAAGTTTTATGAACAAGCACATTCAAACGGTATTAAACCCATTATTGGAACAGATTTTTGGGTGCAATCCGATGCACTCGAAGGTCATGTTTTTCGATTAACACTGTTGGCGGCGAATAATAAAGGCTACAAGAATATAACCTTGCTCATATCCAAAGCCTATTTACGGGGCAGTGTGCAAGACAGGGCGGTAATCGACCAAGAATGGTTAATAGAGCACTGTGAGGGGGTAATTGTTCTTTCTGGGGGGCGTATGGGCGATTTGGGTGTATACCTCACCAAAGGAAATGTCGCCCTCGCTGAGAAAACAACCCAGTTTTATCAGCAGTATTTCCCTGACCGTTTCTATTTGGAATTGACCCGCACGGGACGATTAGGTGAAGAAGATTATATTCACCGCGCGGTTAACTGGGCAACTGAACATGACTTACCTGTCGTTGCCACCAATGAAGTATGCTTTCTTTCTGCCGAAAACTTTGATGCACACGAAATCCGAGTCGCGATCCATGATGGCTTTACATTAAATGATCCCCGTCGTCCTAAATTATACAGCGAACAACAATACATGCGTTCCAGTGAGGAAATGTGTGAGCTGTTCGCTGACATCCCTCAAGCTATAGAGAACACAGTCGAAATAGCCAAACGCTGTAATGTTTCGGTATTACTGGGTACGTACTTCTTGCCCGATTTCCCCACTGGGGATATGTCGATCGCTGATTTCTTGGTAAAGGTATCTGAAGAAGGCTTAGAAAAACGTCTCGCATTTTTATTTCCTGACGAAGACGAGCGAATTGCTAAACGTCCGGAATATGATGAGCGTTTAAAAATTGAGCTTGTAGTTATCAATCAAATGGGATTTCCTGGTTATTTCTTGATTGTTATGGAGTTTATTCAGTGGAGTAAAGATAACGGAATTCCTGTTGGCCCCGGTCGTGGTTCTGGTGCTGGTTCATTGGTAGCTTATGCACTAAGTATTACAGATCTGGATCCGCTGGAGTTTGATTTACTCTTTGAACGTTTCTTAAATCCCGAACGGGTATCGATGCCAGATTTCGATGTGGATTTCTGTATGGATAGACGCGACGAAGTAATTGATCACGTTGCCGAATTGTATGGGCGCGATGCGGTATCTCAGATTATCACCTTTGGTACGATGGCAGCCAAAGCTGTAGTGCGCGATGTTGGCCGTGTATTGGGTCACCCTTATGGATTCGTTGATCGAATTTCTAAGTTGATCCCGCCTACGCCCGGCATGACCCTTACCAAGGCTTTTGAAGAAGAGCCGAGATTACCCGAGCTATACGCCTACGATGAAGAGGTCAAAGATCTTATTGATATGGCGCGAATTCTCGAAGGTGTTACACGTAATGCTGGTAAACATGCGGGTGGTGTTGTTATTGCGCCAGACAAAATTACCGATTTTGCTCCCCTTTATTGTGATGATGAGGGTAAAAATCCGGTTACACAATTCGATAAGAATGACGTTGAAACCGCAGGCTTGGTCAAGTTTGACTTTTTGGGTCTGCGCACACTGACCATTATTCAGTGGGCTATCGATATGATATCGAGCGGACGAGGCGTTGATATCGATATCACGACCATTCCGACCGACGATAAAAAGTGCTTCAAGTTGTTGCAACGTTCCGAAACGACGGCTGTATTTCAGCTGGAATCTCGTGGTATGAAAGACTTAATTAAGCGCTTACGACCAGATTCCTTTGAAGATATTATCGCATTGGTAGCCTTGTTTAGACCTGGTCCATTGCAATCAGGCATGGTTGATAACTTTATTGATCGTAAGCATGGGCGAGAAGCTATTTCCTACCCTGATGCGACTTATCAACATGAATGTTTAAAAGAAATTCTGGAACCGACTTACGGCATTATTTTGTATCAAGAGCAGGTTATGCAAATAGCCCAAGTTATGTCTGGATACAGCCTAGGTGGCGCTGATTTACTGCGCCGAGCTATGGGTAAGAAGAAGCCTGAGGAAATGGCTAAACAACGTGAGTCGTTTGAAACTGGCGCAAAAGACAATAATATAGATCCAGAATTGGCGATAAAAATCTTCGATTTGGTGGAAAAATTTGCCGGTTACGGGTTCAATAAATCTCACTCGGCAGCATACGCCTTGGTCTCGTACCAAACATTATGGTTAAAGACCCATTATCCCGCTGAATTTATGGCGGCGGTTATGTCTGCTGATATGGACAACACAGATAAAATTGTGACCTTGGTAGATGAATGTCAGCGAATGGGTATTACCCTACTACCACCTGATGTAAACGCTGGTAGTTATAAATTTACCGTCGATAGTGAAGGGCGCATTGTATATGGTATCGGTGCTATCAAAGGTGTGGGCGAGGGGCCTATTGCTGCTATTATTGAAGCCAGAGAAAAACATAAACAATTTACAGACTTATTCGATTTTTGTGCCAAAGTAGATACAAAACGTATTAATAAACGCGTGCTTGAAAAACTTGTATACGCAGGGGCATTAGACTCTCTTGGTCCTCATCGAGCGTCAATTATGGCAACTTTACCAGAGGCTATAGCTGCCGCTGATCAACATGCAAAAGCCGAATCTCATGGCCAGAGCGATATGTTTGGCTTGTTGACGACTGAGCCTGAACAGGTAGAGCAAGCGTTTGCTAAAGTGCCACAATGGCCTGAGAAAGTGTGGCTAGACGGTGAGAAAGTTACCTTAGGTTTGTATTTAACTGGGCATCCAATTAATCAGTATGCACAAGAGATAAAGCATTACTGCACTGGGCGCTTAGTTGACCTTAAGCCAACTAACAAAGATCAGATTTCGTACGCGGTAGGATTAGTCCTCAGCGTGCGCGTTATGACGAATAAACGTGGTCGACGATGGGGTATTGTTACCTTAGATGATAAAAGTGCTAGGATAGATGTACGATTTTTCCCCGATCTGTTTGAACAATACGAAGAAATACTGCAATCTGATCGAATATTGGTTGTAAGTGGACAGGTCAGCTTTGATGAATTTTCTGGGGGCAATACAATAGGCGCTCGAGATGTCATGGACATAGTTCAGGCAAGAGAAAAGAACGCCAAATGGTTAAGTATGCAGTTTGATTCGAGCTGGTGTAATGCGTCAACTCTCGCTAAACTGCAAGCAATATTAGCGCCTTATCAAGGCGGCAGCTGTCCGGTACAAGCCAATGTTGTGCATCCGGACGCAGAAGTTACTTTGGCGTTAGGTGCTCAGTGGTATGTTACTCCTGAGGATCAGCTATTATTTGAATTACAGCAGCAGTTCGGTAAAGAGCACGTAGAGCTGGTGTTTCATTGA
- the accA gene encoding acetyl-CoA carboxylase carboxyl transferase subunit alpha, with protein sequence MSLNFLDFEKPIADLEAKIEGLRLVNQGGEFDISIEEEITKLREKSAEMSKKVFADLGAWQVSQLARHPMRPYTLDYIPRIFSEFDELAGDRAFADDKAIIGGLAFLDEQPIMVIGHQKGRDTKEKIKRNFGMPKPEGYRKALRLMEMAERFNLPIITFIDTPGAYPGVGAEERGQSEAIARNLKVMSGLKVPIICTVIGEGGSGGALAIGVGDRVNMLQYSTYSVISPEGCASILWKSAEKAPQAAEAMGVAAGQIKELGLINSIVEEPLGGAHRDHDIAAANLKATLKQQLAQLKSLSVEELLDQRYERLMSFGYC encoded by the coding sequence ATGAGCTTGAACTTTTTGGATTTCGAAAAACCAATCGCCGATCTTGAAGCAAAGATTGAAGGATTGCGTTTGGTTAATCAAGGCGGTGAATTCGATATTAGTATCGAAGAAGAAATCACAAAACTGCGCGAGAAAAGCGCTGAAATGAGCAAGAAGGTCTTCGCAGATCTGGGTGCATGGCAGGTATCACAACTTGCTCGTCATCCAATGCGTCCTTATACGTTAGATTATATCCCTCGTATCTTCAGCGAATTCGATGAATTGGCGGGTGATCGTGCTTTCGCTGATGATAAGGCAATCATCGGTGGATTAGCCTTTTTAGATGAGCAACCGATTATGGTTATTGGTCATCAAAAAGGTCGGGATACAAAAGAAAAGATTAAACGTAATTTCGGTATGCCTAAGCCAGAAGGTTATCGTAAAGCCCTGCGCTTAATGGAAATGGCTGAGCGTTTTAATTTACCGATTATTACCTTTATTGATACCCCAGGGGCATACCCAGGTGTTGGCGCAGAAGAACGCGGACAAAGTGAAGCTATTGCGCGAAACCTAAAGGTAATGTCCGGCCTAAAAGTACCTATCATCTGCACTGTTATTGGTGAAGGTGGTTCAGGTGGGGCGTTGGCCATAGGCGTGGGAGACCGCGTGAACATGCTGCAATACAGTACCTATTCGGTTATCTCTCCAGAGGGGTGCGCGTCTATTCTTTGGAAAAGCGCCGAGAAAGCACCCCAAGCGGCAGAAGCAATGGGCGTAGCGGCAGGACAGATTAAAGAGTTAGGCTTGATCAACAGCATCGTTGAGGAGCCATTGGGCGGCGCCCATCGTGATCACGATATTGCTGCGGCTAATCTAAAGGCCACTCTTAAGCAACAGTTAGCTCAATTAAAGAGCTTATCGGTTGAAGAGTTGCTTGATCAACGTTACGAGAGACTGATGTCTTTCGGTTACTGTTAA